A single Sphingomonas kaistensis DNA region contains:
- a CDS encoding DnaJ domain-containing protein produces the protein MASRSPKFHGRVEGAAAHCAVAGCPEPGEFRAPLTAPTFDGPGAWQWLCLEHVREHNARYNYFSGMSPEEIEAAQSPIAGWERGTRAFAQAGGADPAPPWSDFSDPLEAIRGRFGRGRTGAAAGAQSRFSGTEQAALGVLGLGTDADLPAVRKAYSVLVRRYHPDRNGGDRTHEAKLRGVIDAWQTLKTASAFA, from the coding sequence ATGGCTTCCCGTTCTCCCAAGTTTCACGGCCGCGTGGAAGGCGCCGCCGCCCATTGCGCGGTGGCGGGCTGCCCCGAACCCGGCGAATTCCGCGCACCGCTGACCGCACCGACCTTCGACGGGCCGGGCGCGTGGCAGTGGCTGTGCCTCGAGCACGTGCGCGAGCATAATGCGCGCTACAATTATTTCTCGGGCATGAGCCCGGAGGAGATCGAGGCCGCGCAGTCGCCGATCGCCGGATGGGAGCGCGGGACGCGTGCCTTCGCGCAGGCGGGCGGGGCCGACCCTGCGCCCCCGTGGAGCGATTTCAGCGATCCGCTGGAAGCGATCCGCGGGCGGTTCGGGCGCGGCCGGACAGGCGCGGCGGCGGGCGCGCAAAGCCGCTTTTCGGGCACGGAGCAGGCGGCGCTGGGCGTGCTGGGGCTGGGCACGGACGCCGATCTACCGGCGGTGCGGAAAGCCTATTCGGTGCTGGTCCGGCGCTATCATCCAGACCGCAATGGCGGCGACCGGACGCATGAGGCGAAATTGCGCGGGGTGATCGACGCCTGGCAGACGCTCAAGACCGCGAGCGCTTTCGCCTGA
- a CDS encoding SIMPL domain-containing protein — protein MRQFVVALPLIAAACAPAAPDPRGVGKGETFLTVSATGRAEARPNEARMQLGVTSQGANAAEASRLNREKMARVTAALTALGVAADDLQTRNLSLQRIDYGKERGQFRASNIVEVRMTDVARVGEAVTAVTEAGANVVGGPDLRVSDREAANRSAYANAYKAARARAEAYGDAAGLKIVRVVNIVDGGEYGVPSPTYATIDVAAPPPVVAPQRIPMPEQAVPAAPPPPPGAPFNPGINRTEVRVRVDFALKPA, from the coding sequence ATGCGTCAATTCGTCGTCGCGCTTCCGCTGATCGCCGCCGCCTGCGCGCCTGCCGCGCCCGATCCGCGCGGGGTGGGAAAGGGCGAGACCTTTCTCACCGTGTCCGCCACCGGCCGGGCCGAAGCGCGGCCCAATGAGGCGCGGATGCAGCTCGGCGTCACCAGCCAAGGCGCCAATGCCGCCGAAGCCAGCCGTCTCAACCGCGAGAAGATGGCCCGAGTCACCGCCGCGCTGACCGCGCTCGGGGTCGCCGCCGACGACCTCCAGACTCGCAACCTGTCGCTGCAGCGCATCGACTACGGCAAGGAACGCGGCCAGTTCCGCGCGTCCAACATCGTCGAGGTGCGGATGACCGACGTCGCCCGCGTCGGCGAGGCAGTGACGGCGGTGACCGAGGCCGGCGCCAACGTCGTCGGCGGGCCCGATCTTCGCGTGTCCGACCGTGAGGCGGCCAATCGCTCGGCCTATGCCAACGCCTACAAGGCCGCCCGCGCCCGTGCCGAGGCCTATGGCGATGCCGCAGGGCTCAAGATCGTGCGGGTCGTCAACATTGTGGACGGCGGCGAATATGGTGTGCCGAGCCCCACTTACGCCACGATCGATGTCGCCGCGCCGCCGCCGGTCGTCGCGCCGCAGCGCATTCCGATGCCCGAACAGGCCGTTCCCGCTGCCCCGCCGCCACCGCCCGGCGCGCCATTCAACCCCGGAATCAATCGCACCGAAGTCCGGGTCCGCGTCGATTTCGCGTTGAAGCCCGCCTGA